The Maridesulfovibrio zosterae DSM 11974 genome contains a region encoding:
- the mnmA gene encoding tRNA 2-thiouridine(34) synthase MnmA, protein MESSFRYPELEELISGRKVAMAVSGGADSLLSMVLLKESGADVIAVHGCFLGQEKAQTAVKGLEKRCAELKVKLYVYDLTKVFDELVVEPFVQEYLKGNTPNPCALCNPEIKFGVLYNAIQELGVEVLGTGHYVRIGEHPRFGLVLVRGADMGKDQSYFLSLVPKEALLKAVFPLGTHSKDLTYAELAKRSVDIPLPNESQEICFVPDDDYRQFLIERNVKLSGPGRVLLTDGTEVGKHNGLWRYTQGQRKGLGIAWKAPLYVLDKDLKYNVLTVGTRDELDASGCFADRFNFLIEFEKWPETVFIQTRYRQRSKPAKARLENSKIYFDFIESHSRPTPGQIVAVYTEDGVVLGGGIIIDQC, encoded by the coding sequence ATGGAATCAAGTTTCAGATATCCTGAGCTGGAAGAGTTAATTTCAGGTCGTAAGGTTGCTATGGCTGTGAGCGGTGGCGCCGACAGTCTGCTTTCAATGGTTTTGCTTAAGGAGAGTGGGGCGGATGTAATAGCTGTTCATGGCTGTTTTTTGGGGCAGGAAAAGGCTCAGACAGCAGTGAAAGGTTTGGAGAAAAGGTGTGCAGAACTTAAAGTTAAACTGTATGTATATGACCTTACAAAGGTGTTCGATGAACTTGTAGTCGAGCCGTTTGTTCAGGAATATTTAAAAGGAAATACTCCTAACCCATGTGCTCTTTGCAATCCTGAGATTAAGTTTGGTGTGTTATATAATGCTATACAGGAATTGGGTGTTGAAGTTCTTGGAACCGGGCACTATGTGCGCATTGGTGAGCATCCCCGATTTGGATTGGTTCTTGTTCGTGGTGCAGATATGGGCAAAGACCAAAGTTATTTTCTGTCTCTTGTTCCGAAAGAAGCACTGCTAAAAGCTGTTTTTCCTCTTGGCACACACAGCAAAGATCTGACTTATGCTGAGCTTGCTAAAAGATCGGTTGATATTCCTCTTCCGAACGAAAGTCAGGAAATATGTTTTGTGCCTGATGATGATTACCGTCAGTTTTTAATTGAGCGTAATGTTAAATTATCTGGACCGGGTAGAGTTCTACTGACTGACGGTACGGAAGTAGGGAAGCATAATGGGCTATGGAGATATACACAGGGACAGCGTAAAGGTCTTGGTATTGCGTGGAAAGCTCCGCTTTATGTACTGGATAAGGATTTAAAGTATAATGTTTTGACCGTTGGTACTCGGGATGAGCTCGATGCCAGCGGATGCTTTGCGGACCGGTTTAATTTTCTAATTGAGTTTGAAAAATGGCCTGAAACTGTTTTTATACAAACCCGTTACCGTCAGCGCTCAAAGCCTGCGAAGGCCAGGCTGGAAAACAGCAAAATTTATTTTGATTTTATAGAGTCTCACTCTCGCCCAACTCCTGGACAGATTGTTGCAGTATATACTGAAGACGGGGTCGTTCTTGGAGGAGGGATTATCATTGACCAGTGCTAA
- a CDS encoding rhomboid family intramembrane serine protease, producing the protein MFPIRDNVPCLIIPYVLRGIILINIAVFIFELLLTPQARLALFHLLGVVPARFLNPEWAVAAGYPENGTMPLFTYMFLHSSWLHIIINMWMLWIFADNIEDAMGHWRFIIFYLACGLIAIGVQMLLDPTASAPVIGASGAVAGIMGAYLMLYPHAKVLTLFPIIIIPIFLRIPAALFLGLWFALQLISGISDHFAETTQKIAWAAHIGGFIAGMIMIRFFVLKTRCVYCYVPEKKDYELPEDF; encoded by the coding sequence ATGTTCCCAATCCGCGACAATGTACCATGCCTCATAATCCCGTATGTACTTCGAGGAATAATACTGATTAATATTGCAGTTTTTATTTTCGAACTGCTCCTTACCCCTCAAGCAAGACTGGCACTTTTTCATTTACTAGGAGTTGTACCTGCCCGTTTCCTTAACCCGGAATGGGCTGTGGCAGCAGGTTACCCTGAAAACGGAACCATGCCACTTTTCACATACATGTTTCTGCACAGCAGCTGGCTGCACATTATCATCAATATGTGGATGCTCTGGATATTTGCCGATAACATAGAAGATGCAATGGGGCATTGGCGATTTATTATATTCTATTTGGCATGCGGCTTAATCGCCATCGGAGTCCAAATGCTTCTTGATCCAACGGCCAGTGCTCCGGTCATTGGAGCTTCAGGAGCAGTAGCCGGAATAATGGGAGCCTACCTTATGCTCTACCCACACGCAAAAGTGCTTACGCTTTTCCCTATCATTATTATCCCTATATTTTTACGAATCCCGGCTGCTTTATTTCTTGGATTATGGTTTGCTTTACAACTAATTTCGGGCATATCAGATCACTTTGCTGAAACTACACAAAAAATCGCATGGGCTGCACACATAGGTGGATTTATAGCAGGAATGATCATGATCCGCTTTTTTGTATTAAAAACGCGCTGCGTGTATTGCTATGTACCGGAAAAGAAAGATTATGAATTACCGGAAGATTTTTAA
- a CDS encoding DnaJ C-terminal domain-containing protein, whose protein sequence is MSVKYKDYYKLLGVSRSATKDEIAKAFKKLARKHHPDLNPDNSEAETKFKEINEAYEVLKDEEKRKMYDQFGADWEHGQNFRPPPGYENMNFGGGGFGGAQGFGGGDFSDFFETIFGGGGASFGGGGFGGAQGFGGGGFQQRPRKGADSETTLQLTLEEAYKGGSKSVTVQEKTTGPGGHPMVQSKTLDVNIPAGIKDGQKIRLAGQGSPGPQDGPRGDLYMKIRIAPHKHFKVEENNVILDLPMAPWEAALGAKIQLPTLDGMIEMNIPAGLGSGKKLRVKGRGLGAGAKKGDQFIRIMIQAPKAESDEMKELWAEIAEKADFNPRSF, encoded by the coding sequence ATGAGTGTTAAATATAAGGACTACTATAAACTTCTGGGAGTATCCCGCTCCGCAACCAAAGATGAGATTGCCAAAGCTTTCAAAAAACTGGCTAGAAAGCATCATCCCGACCTTAATCCGGATAATTCGGAAGCGGAAACAAAGTTTAAAGAGATCAATGAAGCTTACGAAGTCCTTAAGGACGAAGAAAAGCGGAAAATGTATGACCAGTTTGGTGCAGACTGGGAACATGGACAGAATTTCCGTCCGCCTCCGGGCTATGAGAATATGAACTTCGGCGGTGGCGGTTTTGGCGGAGCTCAGGGTTTCGGTGGCGGTGATTTTAGCGACTTCTTTGAAACCATTTTCGGTGGTGGCGGAGCAAGCTTCGGCGGTGGCGGTTTTGGAGGAGCACAAGGTTTTGGCGGTGGCGGATTTCAGCAGCGCCCGCGTAAGGGTGCAGACTCTGAAACAACTTTGCAGTTGACTTTGGAAGAAGCGTACAAAGGCGGCTCAAAATCAGTTACTGTTCAGGAAAAGACAACCGGCCCCGGTGGTCACCCCATGGTACAGTCCAAAACTCTGGATGTGAATATCCCGGCCGGAATCAAAGACGGACAGAAAATACGTCTGGCAGGTCAGGGCTCCCCCGGACCACAGGACGGACCGCGCGGTGACCTGTATATGAAAATCAGAATTGCGCCGCACAAACATTTTAAGGTTGAAGAGAATAATGTTATTCTCGACCTTCCCATGGCTCCGTGGGAAGCAGCTCTTGGTGCCAAAATACAACTTCCCACACTTGATGGAATGATCGAAATGAACATTCCAGCTGGACTTGGAAGTGGTAAAAAACTGCGCGTTAAAGGCCGTGGTTTAGGAGCCGGTGCTAAAAAAGGAGATCAGTTCATTCGCATTATGATTCAGGCTCCCAAAGCAGAATCAGATGAAATGAAGGAACTCTGGGCAGAAATAGCTGAAAAAGCAGACTTCAACCCAAGATCATTTTAA
- the pssA gene encoding CDP-diacylglycerol--serine O-phosphatidyltransferase, giving the protein MAKEKRIPKHKGVYILPNLVTISSLFCGFLAMNWVVDGQYELSAVAILVSCLFDGLDGKVARLTGTSSEFGVQLDSLADVVAFGVTPAFMVYHWQLQQFGRLGMLAAFLLIACGALRLARFNVQAATTSKAHFIGLPIPAAGCTLATLVLFAPFIPVNIAQVVLPMFTLVLVYCLSFLMVSSVRYNSFKEFGMFKAHPFSSMVTVIVLCAMVASQPKFLGFIIFAGYLVSGPIYTVFFLSRRSSKLLGKSSKELS; this is encoded by the coding sequence ATGGCAAAGGAAAAAAGAATACCAAAGCACAAGGGCGTATACATCCTGCCCAATTTAGTTACCATCTCAAGCCTGTTTTGCGGGTTTCTTGCGATGAACTGGGTTGTGGATGGACAATACGAGTTGAGTGCTGTAGCAATTCTGGTAAGCTGTCTTTTTGACGGACTTGACGGAAAAGTTGCAAGGTTGACAGGAACAAGCAGTGAATTCGGCGTACAGCTTGATTCATTAGCTGATGTGGTCGCCTTTGGTGTTACTCCTGCGTTCATGGTTTATCATTGGCAGCTTCAACAATTTGGCAGACTGGGTATGCTGGCAGCTTTCTTATTGATCGCCTGCGGAGCACTCAGACTTGCCCGTTTTAATGTGCAGGCAGCTACAACATCTAAGGCTCATTTCATCGGACTGCCCATTCCAGCGGCAGGCTGTACTCTGGCTACTTTAGTTTTGTTTGCTCCTTTCATTCCTGTAAATATTGCTCAGGTTGTTCTTCCAATGTTCACCCTGGTGCTTGTATATTGCCTTTCTTTTCTGATGGTGAGTTCTGTTCGTTACAATTCCTTCAAAGAATTTGGAATGTTCAAAGCGCATCCCTTCAGCTCTATGGTAACTGTGATTGTACTTTGTGCAATGGTTGCCTCACAGCCCAAATTTCTGGGCTTCATTATTTTTGCTGGATACCTAGTATCCGGTCCTATTTACACTGTTTTTTTTCTATCCCGCAGAAGCAGTAAGCTACTAGGAAAGTCCTCCAAAGAATTGTCATAA
- the coaE gene encoding dephospho-CoA kinase (Dephospho-CoA kinase (CoaE) performs the final step in coenzyme A biosynthesis.) gives MHDTDNISEIENKLIWQKEATPSDRNVRLDKFWGTALENEGVSRGKIKDWIKAGLAEIDGKVCKKPNQKLIGNETLSIKGECETTSLIPDDSPLEILFNDGRIVIINKPAGLTTHPAPSCPTDTLVHRLIHHFPEIKDMDEWRPGIIHRLDKFTSGLIAVALNEHDRLTMSAAFADREVDKAYLAIVHGTLPNDFGEIDEPIGRHPIHKTKMAIVHKGGRPARSSYEVLWSDPAERASLLKVKIYTGRTHQIRVHMAHLGNPLVGDQVYGAQHHHQWINKGKPLADMAERQMLHAYNLSFNHPESDENLSFTKTPPKDFTDLLEELNRSVQRVGLIGMPCSGKSAVLDILKKNGVPVFCADKSVANSYSKGSAGWEMICQRFGNRFVDSDSGDISKTKLFATMRDDEPLRREIMNIIHPIVQHEAEEFFKENAAAPFAVAEVPLLLEAGWHSKKIVDAVIGVRCPTEKRTGELREKRNLDPEILAVFDSWQWDEKSKMDCCTTVIENNSDLDNLKSETSNAMDQLAKIRNNKEIIFKKFLAELFTPQSDQ, from the coding sequence ATGCACGACACCGATAATATTTCAGAAATTGAAAATAAACTAATCTGGCAAAAAGAAGCTACTCCTTCCGACCGAAACGTAAGACTGGACAAATTCTGGGGAACCGCTCTTGAAAATGAAGGAGTCTCGCGCGGAAAAATTAAAGACTGGATTAAAGCAGGATTAGCCGAGATAGACGGTAAGGTCTGTAAAAAGCCTAATCAGAAACTGATTGGAAATGAAACCTTATCAATCAAAGGAGAATGCGAAACAACTTCTCTTATCCCTGATGACAGCCCGCTTGAAATTTTATTTAATGACGGACGTATTGTCATAATAAACAAACCGGCCGGACTGACTACGCACCCAGCCCCAAGTTGTCCTACAGATACATTAGTCCACCGCTTGATTCATCATTTTCCAGAAATCAAAGATATGGATGAATGGCGTCCTGGAATTATTCACCGTCTGGATAAATTTACATCAGGACTCATTGCTGTAGCACTAAACGAGCACGATCGTCTTACCATGTCTGCAGCTTTCGCCGATCGTGAAGTAGATAAAGCGTATCTCGCGATCGTACACGGTACACTGCCCAATGATTTTGGCGAAATAGATGAACCTATCGGCAGACACCCTATCCACAAAACTAAAATGGCAATAGTGCATAAAGGCGGACGCCCGGCAAGATCCAGTTACGAAGTTCTCTGGTCTGATCCTGCTGAACGTGCAAGTTTATTAAAAGTAAAAATTTATACAGGCCGTACGCACCAGATCAGAGTTCATATGGCTCATCTCGGAAATCCACTGGTTGGTGATCAGGTATACGGAGCACAGCACCACCACCAATGGATCAATAAAGGTAAGCCCCTTGCAGATATGGCTGAAAGACAAATGCTTCATGCCTACAATCTTTCATTCAATCATCCTGAATCAGATGAAAATTTAAGTTTCACCAAAACTCCACCAAAGGATTTCACCGATCTGCTTGAAGAATTAAACCGATCTGTGCAACGAGTCGGACTGATAGGTATGCCATGCAGTGGAAAATCAGCAGTTCTTGATATACTTAAAAAAAATGGAGTTCCTGTTTTTTGCGCCGATAAATCAGTAGCTAATTCTTACTCAAAGGGAAGCGCTGGATGGGAAATGATTTGTCAAAGATTTGGTAACAGATTTGTCGATTCCGATTCAGGTGACATAAGCAAGACTAAACTTTTCGCGACCATGCGAGATGACGAGCCACTGCGTCGTGAAATTATGAATATTATTCATCCAATTGTGCAGCATGAAGCTGAAGAATTTTTTAAAGAAAATGCTGCAGCACCTTTTGCTGTTGCGGAAGTACCTCTATTACTTGAAGCCGGGTGGCATTCTAAAAAAATAGTTGATGCAGTTATCGGAGTAAGATGCCCTACTGAAAAACGCACAGGAGAATTACGTGAAAAACGTAATCTTGATCCTGAAATACTGGCTGTATTTGATTCATGGCAATGGGATGAAAAATCTAAAATGGATTGTTGCACAACTGTAATCGAAAATAATTCAGACTTGGACAATTTAAAATCAGAAACATCCAATGCTATGGATCAGCTCGCAAAGATCCGTAACAATAAAGAAATCATTTTTAAAAAATTTCTAGCTGAACTTTTTACTCCGCAAAGTGATCAATAG
- a CDS encoding uracil-xanthine permease family protein, which produces MTTSSTEYNFRAKDFILGAQMLFVAFGALVLVPLLTGLDPNVSLFTAGAGTLLFQVVTRGKIPVFLASSFAFIAPIIYGVQTWGIPSTLCGLAAAGVFYVVLSFLIRWRGTGVLKRILPAIVTGPVIMVIGLILAPVAVFMAVGKTGDGAVVLVPEKTALMISMISLAVTVAVSLLGKGWLKLIPILCGIAAGYITSIFMGLVHFDAVAAAPWVAMPHFVFPEWNLQAVLFIVPVAIAPAIEHFGDVLAISSVAGKDYVEDPGIHNTMLGDGLATSLAACLGGPPNTTYSEVTGAVALIKVFNPAIMTWAAIVAIILAFCGKVGAFLSTIPVPVMGGIMVLLFGAIMVVGMNTLVRAGEDLMEARNLAIVALIVIFGVGGMSLPTPFSDEFRLGGIGLAGIVGVFLNLVLPQQKKIEE; this is translated from the coding sequence ATGACTACATCCAGTACTGAATACAATTTTCGAGCGAAGGATTTTATTCTTGGTGCTCAGATGCTTTTTGTCGCCTTCGGTGCGCTTGTACTTGTTCCGCTGCTTACAGGGCTTGATCCAAATGTTTCTTTGTTTACCGCCGGTGCGGGTACATTGCTATTTCAGGTTGTAACCAGAGGTAAGATACCGGTCTTTCTGGCCTCTTCCTTTGCATTCATTGCACCGATTATCTATGGGGTACAGACTTGGGGAATTCCATCCACTTTGTGTGGACTTGCTGCTGCCGGCGTTTTCTACGTTGTCCTCAGTTTTCTTATTCGCTGGCGTGGTACCGGTGTTCTTAAAAGAATTTTGCCTGCGATTGTTACCGGTCCAGTTATCATGGTTATCGGTTTGATACTTGCCCCCGTGGCTGTTTTTATGGCTGTCGGAAAAACCGGTGATGGTGCAGTAGTGCTAGTTCCTGAAAAAACTGCTTTGATGATTTCAATGATTTCCTTAGCAGTAACTGTAGCTGTCTCCCTATTGGGCAAGGGATGGTTGAAGCTGATTCCTATTCTATGTGGTATTGCCGCAGGTTATATAACTTCAATCTTCATGGGGTTGGTTCATTTTGATGCTGTCGCAGCAGCCCCTTGGGTCGCAATGCCTCATTTTGTGTTTCCTGAGTGGAATCTTCAGGCTGTTCTATTCATCGTACCCGTGGCAATTGCTCCTGCAATTGAACATTTCGGTGATGTCCTTGCCATCAGCTCTGTAGCTGGAAAAGATTATGTTGAAGATCCAGGTATTCACAATACCATGCTTGGAGATGGTCTTGCTACCTCTCTTGCGGCTTGCCTAGGTGGACCTCCGAATACAACTTATTCAGAAGTTACCGGAGCTGTTGCACTGATCAAAGTTTTCAATCCTGCAATTATGACCTGGGCGGCAATAGTTGCTATTATTCTTGCCTTCTGTGGTAAGGTCGGGGCATTCCTGTCCACTATTCCCGTACCTGTAATGGGCGGAATTATGGTATTGCTGTTTGGAGCCATTATGGTTGTTGGCATGAATACCCTTGTTCGTGCAGGTGAGGACCTTATGGAAGCGCGCAATCTGGCGATTGTAGCACTGATTGTTATTTTTGGAGTAGGTGGTATGTCTTTACCTACTCCTTTCAGTGATGAATTTCGTCTTGGCGGAATTGGACTGGCTGGGATTGTAGGGGTTTTTCTAAATCTCGTACTGCCGCAACAGAAGAAGATAGAAGAATAA
- a CDS encoding 2-isopropylmalate synthase, with product MSDKVYIFDTTLRDGEQSPGATMNMGEKITMAHQLELLGVDIIEAGFPAASQGDFEAVSQIAKSVGDIQVAGLCRALKADIDRAYEAVQHAKNPRIHTFVATSDIHMKHKFNKEPDEILEMARKAVRHAVSLTPNVEFSAEDASRSRWDFLAQVVEAAIEEGATTINIPDTVGYAQPEEFGKLISYLLETVPNSDKAIFSVHCHNDLGLGVANTLAAIKAGARQAEVTLSGIGERAGNAALEEVIMALHTRKDYYDVETSIVTEQLFPSCRRLATTIGQPISPYKAIVGANAFAHESGIHQDGMLKNRQTYEIMTPESIGKKGTSIVIGKHSGRNALGTKLSEMGYQLDDEQISAVFAAVKTLADKKEEIFDEDVEALVLEEAYRIHDLYRVKELSVFSGTSGVSPHAAIILEDFSKDKDNPVRLQEVGFGDGPINAVFSTINKMVDREPKLELYSVNAVTGGTDAQGAVTVHIEDDGIKSIGRGSDEDVIVASAKAYINAINRVERMKQEKNNA from the coding sequence ATGTCTGATAAAGTATATATCTTTGATACCACTTTGCGTGATGGCGAGCAGTCCCCCGGTGCAACAATGAATATGGGTGAAAAAATCACCATGGCACATCAGCTTGAATTACTGGGTGTCGATATTATTGAAGCAGGTTTTCCTGCCGCTAGTCAGGGTGATTTTGAAGCAGTAAGCCAGATTGCAAAATCTGTTGGAGATATTCAGGTTGCCGGACTTTGTCGTGCTTTAAAAGCTGACATTGATCGTGCTTATGAAGCTGTTCAGCATGCTAAGAACCCTAGAATTCACACCTTTGTGGCTACTTCTGATATCCACATGAAGCATAAGTTCAATAAAGAACCTGATGAAATTCTGGAAATGGCTCGCAAAGCCGTGCGTCATGCCGTATCATTAACTCCAAACGTAGAATTTTCTGCTGAAGATGCCTCCCGCTCGCGCTGGGATTTTCTGGCGCAAGTCGTTGAAGCAGCTATTGAAGAAGGTGCAACTACAATCAATATTCCTGATACTGTTGGCTATGCGCAGCCTGAAGAATTTGGAAAACTGATTTCTTACCTGCTGGAAACGGTACCTAACAGCGATAAAGCTATTTTCAGTGTTCATTGTCACAATGATCTTGGTTTGGGCGTTGCAAATACTTTGGCAGCGATAAAAGCCGGAGCAAGGCAGGCCGAAGTAACTTTGTCCGGTATTGGCGAGCGGGCAGGAAATGCAGCTTTGGAAGAAGTCATTATGGCTTTGCATACCCGCAAAGATTACTATGATGTAGAAACCTCCATTGTTACGGAACAACTGTTTCCATCCTGCCGCAGACTGGCAACTACAATAGGTCAGCCAATTTCGCCTTATAAAGCTATAGTCGGAGCGAATGCTTTTGCCCATGAGTCTGGTATCCATCAGGATGGTATGCTGAAAAACCGCCAGACTTATGAGATCATGACTCCGGAATCCATCGGTAAAAAGGGCACATCCATTGTAATTGGTAAACACTCCGGTAGAAATGCCCTGGGTACCAAGCTTTCCGAGATGGGATATCAGTTGGATGATGAACAGATCTCGGCCGTTTTTGCGGCAGTAAAGACTCTGGCAGATAAAAAAGAAGAAATTTTTGATGAAGACGTTGAAGCTTTGGTACTGGAAGAAGCTTATCGCATCCACGATTTGTATCGGGTAAAAGAGCTTTCTGTCTTTTCAGGGACTTCAGGTGTCTCACCTCACGCAGCAATTATTCTTGAAGATTTCAGTAAGGATAAAGATAATCCGGTGAGACTTCAGGAAGTTGGTTTTGGTGACGGTCCGATTAATGCTGTATTTTCTACTATTAATAAAATGGTGGATCGTGAGCCTAAATTGGAACTTTATTCTGTAAACGCAGTTACCGGCGGTACTGATGCTCAGGGTGCTGTAACTGTTCACATCGAAGATGACGGTATAAAATCGATTGGGCGTGGCTCTGACGAGGATGTTATTGTTGCCAGTGCCAAAGCCTATATAAATGCCATAAACAGAGTTGAACGTATGAAACAGGAGAAAAATAATGCCTAA
- a CDS encoding chaperone modulator CbpM — protein MDMEKRAEAQPPSSSKRLVITQVIEMTGLEETAVLELISMEWVKPATTGDGHYLFETRDLYRLNKLSRLCKDLEITTTGGSIIVDLLERVERLESRIEEMRKLI, from the coding sequence ATGGACATGGAAAAAAGAGCCGAGGCGCAACCTCCCAGCAGTTCTAAACGTCTGGTCATTACTCAAGTTATTGAAATGACCGGACTTGAGGAAACAGCTGTACTGGAACTTATCAGCATGGAATGGGTAAAACCTGCAACCACAGGTGACGGGCATTACCTTTTTGAAACACGCGATCTTTATCGCCTGAACAAACTGTCAAGACTCTGCAAGGATCTTGAAATAACAACGACAGGCGGCTCCATCATTGTGGATCTGCTGGAACGTGTTGAAAGGCTTGAAAGCCGCATAGAAGAAATGCGTAAGCTTATCTAG
- a CDS encoding phosphatidylserine decarboxylase family protein → MRQPSIGVSLEGLPYIYLSAFTTLCSALLGSWVITFILLCLTAFVGYFFRDPERVAPEDIDAVVSPADGKVIKVEYIEDPLSGEKRQCIAIFMNVFNVHVNRMPVSGKIERIRYIPGKFINADFDKASTDNERNVVEIIGKGNQRFTMVQIAGLIARRIVCWAEKGDKLKRGDRYGLIKFGSRVDLYLPEGYEPLVGVGDKTVAGETALAKKS, encoded by the coding sequence ATGCGTCAACCTTCCATCGGTGTCAGCCTTGAAGGGCTGCCTTATATTTATTTAAGTGCCTTCACAACACTATGCTCCGCTTTACTTGGAAGCTGGGTTATTACTTTTATTCTTCTGTGTCTGACCGCTTTTGTAGGTTATTTTTTTCGTGACCCTGAAAGGGTGGCACCTGAAGACATTGACGCTGTTGTCTCACCTGCTGATGGTAAAGTTATCAAGGTTGAGTATATTGAAGATCCTTTGAGTGGAGAGAAACGTCAGTGCATTGCTATCTTTATGAATGTGTTCAACGTTCATGTTAACCGCATGCCTGTTTCAGGAAAGATTGAGCGTATCCGCTACATACCAGGTAAGTTCATTAATGCTGATTTTGATAAAGCCAGTACTGATAATGAACGTAATGTTGTAGAAATTATTGGTAAAGGAAATCAGCGTTTTACAATGGTTCAGATTGCTGGACTTATCGCGCGTCGCATTGTCTGCTGGGCAGAGAAGGGTGATAAACTCAAACGTGGCGATCGTTATGGTTTAATTAAATTCGGTTCTCGGGTTGACCTTTACCTTCCGGAGGGGTATGAACCTCTCGTTGGCGTCGGTGACAAGACTGTTGCAGGCGAAACAGCACTCGCAAAAAAAAGTTAA
- the upp gene encoding uracil phosphoribosyltransferase, with amino-acid sequence MAVHVVDHPLVRHKLGILREDGISTSRFRALAQEISRLLTYEATKDLITEPKTIKGWAGEVEVEEIKGKKITVVPILRAGLGMMDGVLDMVPGARVSVVGFYRNEETLQPVEYYVKLAKNIDERIALILDPMLATGGTLLATIELLKKAGCTNIKGLFLVAAPEGIEKIVKAHPDVDIYVASIDEKLNDVGYILPGLGDAGDKIFGTK; translated from the coding sequence GTGGCGGTACATGTGGTAGACCATCCATTGGTAAGACACAAGCTCGGCATTCTCCGTGAAGACGGTATCAGCACCAGCCGTTTTCGCGCACTCGCTCAGGAAATATCCAGACTCCTCACTTATGAGGCAACTAAAGACCTTATCACCGAACCTAAAACTATCAAAGGCTGGGCCGGAGAAGTTGAAGTTGAGGAGATTAAAGGTAAAAAAATTACCGTTGTTCCTATTCTCAGAGCTGGACTCGGAATGATGGACGGTGTCCTTGACATGGTTCCAGGTGCTCGCGTCAGTGTTGTAGGTTTTTACCGCAACGAAGAAACTTTGCAGCCTGTAGAATATTACGTCAAGCTTGCAAAGAACATTGATGAACGTATTGCACTCATTCTTGACCCTATGCTCGCAACTGGTGGAACCCTGCTTGCTACAATCGAACTCCTTAAGAAGGCCGGATGTACTAATATTAAAGGGTTGTTTCTTGTTGCTGCTCCTGAGGGGATTGAAAAAATTGTTAAGGCTCATCCTGATGTTGATATTTATGTAGCATCAATTGATGAAAAACTTAACGACGTCGGATACATTCTTCCCGGTCTAGGAGACGCGGGTGATAAGATATTCGGCACTAAGTAA